TTTTAGCAGCTAATCCCAAAACGACTTCTTCTTTGAGATTGGATGAAGAGGTAAGAGAAATTGATGCAGGATTGCAACGAGCGAAAAAACGGGAACAATTTGATTTGAAGCAACGCTGGGCTGTACGCATTCGCGATGTTTCCCAAGCTTTATTAGACTTTAAACCGCGAATTGTACATTTTTCTGGTCATGGTTCAGGGGATGATGGTTTGGTGTTGGAAGATCAAACTGGAAATGTGCAACTCGTAGAAGGGGAAGCACTGGCTGAACTATTTAAGTTATTTGCGGATCATGTTGAGTGCGTGTTGCTCAATGCTTGTTATTCGGAAATTCAAGCTTTGGCAATTGTCAAACATATTCCCTATGTTATTGGTATGAATAGGGCGATTGGGGACAAAGCTAGTATTGAATTTGCTGTAGGCTTTTACAGTGCTTTGGGGGCTGGGGAATCAATTGAGTTTGCTTATCAATTTGGGTGTAGCGCTATCCGGCTGATAGGGTACGGAGAACATCTCACTCCTGTTCTAAAAAAGAAGCAATGAATTTGCTGCCATCAATGCAAATCAGATTGACTTTGCAACATACATCCGTAATTTTGTCAATCCTCTTTTCAAAGATTTAAGGATTTGTGTTATGGGGTTAGTACGGGAGTCTCTATGCCAAGCTTGGTAGAATTCAGGGTAGAGTATCTTTTCAGAACAGTGCCAAATTACATCAAAGAAATACTCATTACTAAATTCCTGAGAGTTATTGAAGTAGCCTTTTGAAGCTGCAACCACGTCTAGCGCAGATTTATTGCCTGGGTCAATTTTCTCCAAGCTTTGTGCCGCTTGCCAACGGGCGTCGTAATTCAGATCATTGTTGGACAGCAGTTGCACTAAGGCATCGATTGCTTTTTGATTGCCAGTATCAATTTTCCCCAAGCTTTCTGCCGCTCGCCGAAGGGTGTCGTAATCCAGATCATTGTTGGACAGCAGTTGCACTAAGGCATCGATTGCTTTTTGATTGCCAGTGCCAATTTCCCCCAAGCTATATGCCGCTTGCCTACGGGTGTCGTTATCCAGATCATTGTTGGACAGCAGTTGCACTAAGGCATCGATTGCTTTTTGATTGCCAGTATCAATTTTCCCCAAGCTTTCTGCCGCTTGCTGAAGGGCGGAGTAATGGAAATGATTGTTGTACAGCAGTTGCACTAAGGCATCAATTGCTTTTTGATTGCCTGGGTCAATTTTCTCCAAGCTTTCTGCCGCTTGCCAACGGATGTAGTAATCGAGATCATTCTTGGACAGCAGTTGCACTAAGGCATCAATTGCTTTTTGATTGTCAGTGCCAATTTTCCCCAAGCTTTCTGCCGCTTGCCGAAGGGTGGAGTCATGGAGATCATTCTTGGACAGCAGTTGCACTAAGGTATCAATTGCTTTTTGATTGCCTGGGTTAATTTTCTCCAAGCTTTCTGCCGCTTGCCAACGGGTGAAGTCATGGAGATCATTCTTGGACAGCAGTTGCACTAAGGCATCAATTGCTTTTTGATTGCCTGGGTCAATTTTCCCCAAGCTTTCTGCCGCTTGCCTACGGGTGGAGTCATAGAGATCATTCTTGGACAGCAGTTGCACTAAGGCATCAATTGCTTTTTGATTGCCAGTGCCAATTTTCCCCAAGCTTTCTGCCGCTTGCCAACGGATGTAGTCATAGAGATCATTAATTGCTTTTTGATTGCCAGTGCCAATTTTCCCCAAGCTTTCTGCCGCTTGCCAACGGATGTAGTCATAGAGATCATTAATTGCTTTTTGATTGCCAGTGCCAATTTTCCCCAAGCTTTCTGCCGCTTGCCAACGGATGTAGTCATAGAGATCATTAATTGCTTTTTGATTGCCAGTGCCAATTTTCCCCAAGCTTTCTGCCGCTTGCCAACGGATGTAGTCATAGAGATCATTAATTGCTTTTTGATTGCCAGTGCCAATTTTCCCCAAGCTTTCTGCCGCTTGCCAACGGATGTAGTCATAGAGATCATTAATTGCTTTTTGATTGCCAGTGCCAATTTTCCCCAAGCTTTCTGCCGCTTGCCAACGGATGTAGTCATAGAGATCATTAATTGCTTTTTGATTGCCAGTGCCAATTTTCCCCAAGCTTTCTGCCGCTTGCCAACGGATGTAGTCATAGAGATCATTAATTGCTTTTTGATTGCCAGTGCCAATTTTCCCCAAGCTTTCTGCCGCTTGCCAACGGATGTAGTCATAGAGATCATTAATTGCTTTTTGATTGCCAGTGCCAATTTTCCCCAAGCTTTCTGCCGCTTGCCAACGGATGTAGTCATAGAGATCATTAATTGCTTTTTGATTGCCAGTGCCAATTTTCCCCAAGCTTTCTGCCGCTTGCCAACGGATGTAGTCATAGAGATCATTGTTGGACAGCAGTTGCACTAAGGCATCAATTGCTTTTTGATTGCCAGTGCCAATTTTCCCCAAGCTTTCTACCGCTTGCCTACGGGTGGAGTCATCGAGATCATTGTTGGACAGCAGTTGCACTAAGGCATCAATTGCTTTGGTTCTCTGAGTTTGTTGCAGTGTTCTACTAGCTTCATTTGCAAAGTCATTAGGAAATTTGACCCAATCTCTTTTTTTAGAATCGAAATCACCAAATTCCCACGTTACAATCTGGTTTACAATCTTATCCACTAGCTGCTCATCACATTGTATAATCTCTGCAATTCCAGCCGCAGCAAGAAAATAAGCTCGATACTGATAAAATTTCCCGCACCCGTCTTCAAAGTTTACTAATCTTTGAATAAAATCTTCCTTTTGCTTATTATCTACATCAATGCGCCCCAACCACAGCAAAATCACCTCTCTCCACTGCGGTTCAAAAATTCGATAGCTCTCATCTTTTACAGGTCTATTTTTGTGTTCACTGGGTAGAAAAAAGTCGTAAGTCTTATCTACTGTCGCCGCGAAATATTCCTGAAACGACGGATGGAAAAATGCGTATACTTTTTCGTATGAATTGTTTTCTCCTTCTGTAGGATAGCCTATATCCAACAGCCATCCTAACTTTAACGCCCACAAGAATAAGGAGGATTTTTCGTCATTTGGATCATGGTGGAGATATTTTTTAATAAAACTTTCTCTCAGTCGAAATCGACAATTCACATCATCAATAGCGTGTCTTGCCAGTTCTCCCAACTTCGGATTCAGTTCCTTTCTTATTCCTTCTGGAATCTGAAATTTTGAATAAACGTCCTTTTTCAGTTGATTGTAATTGTCTACAAGGAATTGATAGAAATCAGCCTTTGTATTGGGCAATCTCTGTGAATTTTCACTCCAAATATGACACAATAGTGTTAACCGTAAAGGATTTGTGACCAAGTCTCGCAAACGTTCCCGACTATCTTCTTTTAATTTATCTTGTAACTTCTTTCCGTCTGGATTGTCTTCCCCAAACCAATTTTTAATAAATTGATGTACTTGTTCAGGGTAATGAAAATCTAGAGTGCGGTAAACATCAAAATTTTTACCATCCTTTTTATTTTCTTTAATGAGAAAGTCTTTTTGTAATTCCCACAGATTTAAACGACAACTCAGCACTACTGTTATTTTATCAGTCCATGTTTTATCTAGCTGTTCTCCGATTTTTTTCAAGGAATAACTGACTGCCATTTCGTCAGCCCCATCTAACATTAACCATAACTGACCACTTTCAATAACTTCTTCATAAAAAAGATCCTGCAATGTTTCAGACGTTTTTTGTGGAGCCTGAAATGCATCTGTCAGCCATTTTTGTGATAAATACCGATACAGCCAACCTGGATCATTGAAACCTTGTTCTTCCACTGAATTATTTTTAACATCTGCCAGAGAAATCCAAATCGGTAAGCCTTCCTCCTGTTCTATAACCCAATCAGCAATCTTTTGTAAAAAAGTAGTTTTTCCACCTCCTGGATCGCCAACAATTACTAGTCGCTTTCCTTTACTTTTGCTACTGTTTTTTTGCTGCAAAACTTGGGTAAAAAATTCATCATTAACAAACTTTTTTACGATTTCTTCTTTATCAGGTTGATTGAAATTCGACTTTTCGGGATTGACTAAATCTTGATTAGCCCGGCGTTTTGCATCAGATTTACGTTCTACCAACCCTAAAGAAACGTAAATATCCTTAAGCAGGTTTTTGCTATTATTTGTTAAAGTTTTAAGGTTAGCAGGTTCTAACCGCTCACGGCATAATTTAAACCGCCAAAAGTAGTAAGCTATCGGAATATCAAGAGCACATATAAACTTTTTATTCTCCTGCTTATCTTCTAGTTGATTACTACCATATTCAATCGCGTGATCAAATGACAAAAAACCATTTTTTCTGGTAAAATTACTGTCTTTAAGAGTTGTACTAAAGGCAAACCCTGTACATTCAACAGCTAAGTAGTATGGATTCATTGTGCCCCAAAAATTTCGAGCGGCATCTAAATCTGAAACAGGATCTGGCAGTTTTCCAGAGTTCTTCCAAAAATCATTTTTCCTTCTGCGATCGCTCTTTTTCCAATCACGTAGTCGATGAGTGAGAGATACGGCTGCTAAAGCATGACCATCCAGTAAAATTAAAATTGGTAATAAATCATACTTCCAACAAATGGCACAAAACAGAATTGCCAAATCCAGGCAAGTTCCTTCCTTTCCATGAAGAATTTCTTCTGGTGTTCTGATTTCTTGTTCGTCGTTATTAGATAATAAAGAACCTTTATGTAAGTTATAGCTCAACTTGCTGTCACATAAAGCGTTATAAATGTTTTCTACTAACTTGGGGCGTTTTTCAATAGTTTGATAATCATTACTATTAGCAAGTACATGGTTAGATGCATTAGCTTTGTTAATAAACTCCTTAACCGCTTTTGAGTATTTATAAAAAATGACGTACTTAGCTAAATCTATACGTTCTTCCTCTTTACTTTTCTTCCACAACAATTGTCCCATTACATTCTCCAACTACTATAAAAGGTAAGCGCTCAATAATCTGGGGTAAATCGCTCAGTGACAAGCCTCAGATAGCGTAAAATCGTTCCCGATCTGGTAGTCCGTCCCGATTTATTGAACGGATACTATAAAAGTGCAATTTGCCTTATTCCATCACTTGAAATAAACTATGTAAAGCATTTGGTGCAGACTCGTGTACATCTTTTGCATCCACTTCCAAACGGTACAATCCAGGCAGTAGTTT
This portion of the Brasilonema sennae CENA114 genome encodes:
- a CDS encoding HEAT repeat domain-containing protein; this translates as MGQLLWKKSKEEERIDLAKYVIFYKYSKAVKEFINKANASNHVLANSNDYQTIEKRPKLVENIYNALCDSKLSYNLHKGSLLSNNDEQEIRTPEEILHGKEGTCLDLAILFCAICWKYDLLPILILLDGHALAAVSLTHRLRDWKKSDRRRKNDFWKNSGKLPDPVSDLDAARNFWGTMNPYYLAVECTGFAFSTTLKDSNFTRKNGFLSFDHAIEYGSNQLEDKQENKKFICALDIPIAYYFWRFKLCRERLEPANLKTLTNNSKNLLKDIYVSLGLVERKSDAKRRANQDLVNPEKSNFNQPDKEEIVKKFVNDEFFTQVLQQKNSSKSKGKRLVIVGDPGGGKTTFLQKIADWVIEQEEGLPIWISLADVKNNSVEEQGFNDPGWLYRYLSQKWLTDAFQAPQKTSETLQDLFYEEVIESGQLWLMLDGADEMAVSYSLKKIGEQLDKTWTDKITVVLSCRLNLWELQKDFLIKENKKDGKNFDVYRTLDFHYPEQVHQFIKNWFGEDNPDGKKLQDKLKEDSRERLRDLVTNPLRLTLLCHIWSENSQRLPNTKADFYQFLVDNYNQLKKDVYSKFQIPEGIRKELNPKLGELARHAIDDVNCRFRLRESFIKKYLHHDPNDEKSSLFLWALKLGWLLDIGYPTEGENNSYEKVYAFFHPSFQEYFAATVDKTYDFFLPSEHKNRPVKDESYRIFEPQWREVILLWLGRIDVDNKQKEDFIQRLVNFEDGCGKFYQYRAYFLAAAGIAEIIQCDEQLVDKIVNQIVTWEFGDFDSKKRDWVKFPNDFANEASRTLQQTQRTKAIDALVQLLSNNDLDDSTRRQAVESLGKIGTGNQKAIDALVQLLSNNDLYDYIRWQAAESLGKIGTGNQKAINDLYDYIRWQAAESLGKIGTGNQKAINDLYDYIRWQAAESLGKIGTGNQKAINDLYDYIRWQAAESLGKIGTGNQKAINDLYDYIRWQAAESLGKIGTGNQKAINDLYDYIRWQAAESLGKIGTGNQKAINDLYDYIRWQAAESLGKIGTGNQKAINDLYDYIRWQAAESLGKIGTGNQKAINDLYDYIRWQAAESLGKIGTGNQKAINDLYDYIRWQAAESLGKIGTGNQKAIDALVQLLSKNDLYDSTRRQAAESLGKIDPGNQKAIDALVQLLSKNDLHDFTRWQAAESLEKINPGNQKAIDTLVQLLSKNDLHDSTLRQAAESLGKIGTDNQKAIDALVQLLSKNDLDYYIRWQAAESLEKIDPGNQKAIDALVQLLYNNHFHYSALQQAAESLGKIDTGNQKAIDALVQLLSNNDLDNDTRRQAAYSLGEIGTGNQKAIDALVQLLSNNDLDYDTLRRAAESLGKIDTGNQKAIDALVQLLSNNDLNYDARWQAAQSLEKIDPGNKSALDVVAASKGYFNNSQEFSNEYFFDVIWHCSEKILYPEFYQAWHRDSRTNPITQILKSLKRGLTKLRMYVAKSI